Proteins from a genomic interval of Trifolium pratense cultivar HEN17-A07 linkage group LG6, ARS_RC_1.1, whole genome shotgun sequence:
- the LOC123888694 gene encoding ent-copalyl diphosphate synthase, chloroplastic-like — protein MSIHFSTHYHLPSFSSSSNYNFSFPSNFSSSSSPSSLFFHLFSKSSLGAVSFVVKDKQEKRCRAISKSRIQEYSEVFQTNVATLKLSEINVEDDIITHEEEEQDIRVGLVNKIKSILSSLEDGEINISAYDTAWVALVEDVHASGTPQFPSSLEWIAKNQHQDGSWGDRQLFSAHDRIINTLACVIALRSWNMHPEKCDKGMAFFKENLGKLENENEEHMPIGFEVAFPSLLERARGLNIDVPNDSPILKNIFAKRDEKLTRIPREIMHKVPTTLLHSLEGMSDLDWKQLLKLQSQDGSFLFSPSSTAFALMQTKDENCLKYLNNAVKKFNGGVPNVYPVDLFEHIWVVDRIERLGISRFFQQEIKDCMSYVYRNWTEKGICWARNSNVQDIDDTAMAFRLLRLHGHQVSANVFKHFERNGEFFCFAGQCTQAVTGMYNLFRATQVLFPGEKILEHAKHFSSKFLKEKREANELIDKWIIMKNLPEEVGYALDVPWYANLGRVETRFYIDQYGAENDVWIGKTLYRMAYVNNNNYLELAKLDYNNCQAQHLTEWNMIQKWYSESRLGEFGLSKRDLLLSYFLAAASIFEPERSHERLAWAKTTSLLGTITAYASDEDLRKDFVNKFNDCINRRDNSIGWRLNRNKTGHDLAETLVATIDQISWDILLSCGHEIGYDMHQCWKKWLSSWQSEGDKCEGEAELLVQIINLSAGHWISEDQIFNPQYKHLLQLTNTICHKLRCYQKDKGLKASSCNMHENMTTPEAESKMQELVQMVFQESPNDIDFNIKNTFLTIAKSFYYAAFCDSRTINFHIAKVLFDKVV, from the exons ATGTCTATTCACTTCTCCACCCACTACCACCTTCCCtcattctcttcttcttctaattacaatttctcttttccatctaatttttcttcttcttcttctccttcttctctcttctttcatcTTTTCTCCAAATCCTCTCTAG gtGCTGTGTCCTTTGTGGTTAAAGACAAACAAGAGAAAAGATGCAGAGCTATATCCAAATCAAGAATTCAAG AATATTCAGAAGTATTTCAAACTAATGTAGCAACTTTAAAGTTGAGTGAGATTAATGTGGAGGATGACATAATCACTCATGAGGAGGAGGAACAAGATATTAGG gTGGGTTTAGTGaacaaaatcaaatcaatattGAGTTCATTGGAAGATGGAGAGATAAATATATCAGCTTATGATACTGCTTGGGTTGCTCTTGTTGAAGATGTTCATGCTAGTGGCACACCTCAATTTCCTTCTAGTCTAGAATGGATTGCGAAAAATCAACATCAAGATGGTTCATGGGGCGATCGTCAATTATTTTCGGCTCATGATCGAATCATTAACACATTGGCTTGTGTTATTGCATTAAGATCATGGAATATGCACCCGGAAAAGTGCGACAAAG GAATGgcattttttaaagaaaaccTTGGCAAGCTTGAGAATGAGAATGAGGAGCACATGCCAATTGGGTTTGAAGTTGCTTTCCCTTCACTTCTTGAACGAGCTAGAGGATTGAACATTGATGTGCCAAATGACTCTCCTATATTGAAAAACATTTTTGCAAAGAGAGATGAAAAACTCACAAG AATACCAAGAGAGATAATGCATAAAGTGCCTACAACTTTGCTCCATAGCTTGGAGGGAATGTCAGACTTGGATTGGAAACAACTTCTAAAATTGCAATCACAAGATGGATCATTCTTGTTTTCTCCATCTTCCACGGCGTTTGCATTGATGCAAACTAAAGATGAAAATTGCCTCAAATATTTGAACAATGCTGTAAAAAAGTTCAATGGAGGAG ttccAAATGTGTATCCAGTTGATTTGTTTGAACATATTTGGGTGGTCGATCGAATTGAACGTCTTGGAATATCACGATTTTTTCAACAAGAGATTAAAGATTGTATGAGCTATGTTTACAG AAATTGGACTGAAAAGGGAATTTGTTGGGCAAGAAATTCAAATGTTCAAGATATTGATGACACAGCAATGGCTTTCAGATTACTAAGATTACATGGCCATCAAGTTTCAGCTA atgtgTTTAAGCACTTTGAGAGAAATGGTGAATTCTTCTGCTTTGCTGGTCAATGCACACAAGCTGTGACTGGAATGTATAATCTATTTAGAGCCACTCAAGTGTTGTTTCCAGGAGAAAAAATTCTTGAACATGCCAAACACTTCTCTTCCAAGTTTTTGAAGGAAAAGAGAGAAGCAAATGAACTAATAGATAAATGGATCATAATGAAAAATCTGCCTGAAGAG GTGGGTTATGCATTGGACGTGCCATGGTATGCAAACTTAGGTCGTGTGGAGACAAGATTCTACATTGATCAATATGGTGCTGAAAATGACGTTTGGATTGGTAAAACTCTTTATAG gaTGGCATATGTGAACAACAATAATTATCTCGAGCTTGCGAAATTAGACTACAACAATTGTCAAGCACAACATTTAACAGAGTGGAACATGATTCAAAA ATGGTACTCAGAATCTAGATTGGGAGAATTTGGATTGAGCAAAAGGGATCTTTTATTATCCTATTTTTTGGCAGCAGCAAGCATATTTGAGCCTGAAAGGTCTCATGAGAGACTTGCATGGGCCAAAACCACATCATTGCTTGGGACAATTACAGCCTATGCTAGTGATGAAGATTTGAGGAAAGATTTTGTGAATAAATTCAACGACTGCATCAACCGGCGAGACAATTCCATTGGCTG GAGGTTGAACAGGAACAAAACAGGACATGATCTTGCTGAGACACTTGTTGCAACTATAGATCAAATATCATGGGACATACTTTTGTCTTGTGGTCATGAAATTGGATATGATATGCATCAATGT TGGAAAAAGTGGCTTTCAAGCTGGCAAAGTGAAGGTGACAAATGTGAAGGAGAAGCAGAACTTTTGGTACAAATAATAAACCTAAGTGCTGGTCATTGGATTTCTGAGGATCAAATATTCAATCCACAATACAAGCATCTTCTTCAACTCACTAACACAATTTGCCATAAGCTACGTTGCTATCAAAAGGACAAG